One part of the Silurus meridionalis isolate SWU-2019-XX chromosome 26, ASM1480568v1, whole genome shotgun sequence genome encodes these proteins:
- the si:dkey-163f14.6 gene encoding uncharacterized protein si:dkey-163f14.6 isoform X1, translating to MVSNVFCDLVCCLIKKGFLCFLSGNKRCVYEVKLMYFSCLVPSLCTSISSLLHNIPPVSPNTGKPHWISMEALGATLLIMNWVLVLGAAAAVDCGGFGHLENGRTFFRYGGLYVTFSCNPGFRMHGHRISSCVSGQWVRRPPLCVAPGCRSPGKILHGNALMSPDGSLVHFTCNTGFGLFGSPFLYCKGKSWNGSTPVCKELDIMNLFQQKQTSLYKSGMELNQDITDLKTRFNPVAITAAKETFLRSSLPGAPHAKPQMIKDVSEDLKRHPNALESLWHERIIAQARLEAKGFEHTPNNMAEPVTRAEPSTPFALSSKPPTIMATSGINDQQEVSPTFPNQTPPSTLNAEHESGNCLTSTASMHHEIPITPSQALGESTWTNVDMIETTADSARTYTQDASRVSSNVSKNNQLSSHSRIKASADKDILQPLQVSEGESSSVAPTSSIDFSQSENQPQTTFTPSSLPFIPSGSQERERITSAAGMVKTFQQHTSLSFPCPLQMLLPEILTQNLCQRATQWQIKTSWSLRVVI from the exons ATGGTATCAAACGTGTTCTGTGACCTTGTTTGCTGTTTAATCAAAAAAGgttttctctgttttctctctggTAACAAGAGGTGTGTCTATGAAGTGAAGCTGATGTACTTCTCGTGTCTCGTGCCCTCCCTCTGCACTTCCATTTCATCCCTGCTACACAACATTCCTCCTGTTAGTCCGAATACTGGAAAGCCACATTGGATATCTATGGAGGCTCTTGGAGCTACACTGCTTATTATGAATTGGGTCTTGGTTCTGG GTGCTGCTGCCGCCGTTGATTGTGGCGGCTTTGGGCACCTCGAGAACGGGCGCACGTTTTTCCGTTACGGTGGACTGTACGTCACTTTTAGCTGCAATCCAGGGTTCAGGATGCACGGCCACCGCATTAGCAGCTGTGTGTCTGGCCAGTGGGTCAGACGTCCACCACTGTGTGTCG CTCCAGGTTGCCGTAGTCCCGGGAAAATTCTGCATGGCAATGCATTGATGTCTCCTGATGGTTCACTGGTCCACTTCACCTGCAACACTGGCTTCGGGCTGTTCGGCTCACCATTTCTTTACTGCAAAGGCAAGAGCTGGAATGGCAGCACTCCTGTGTGTAAAG agTTAGATATCATGAACTTGTTCCAGCAGAAACAAACATCGTTATACAAATCTGGTATGGAGTTGAACCAAGACATAACCGATCTGAAAACCCGTTTCAATCCTGTCGCAATCACAGCCGCCAAAGAGACCTTTCTAAGATCCTCTCTGCCCGGGGCTCCTCACGCCAAACCCCAGATGATTAAAGATGTGTCTGAGGATTTGAAGAGACATCCAAACGCTCTAGAAAGTCTGTGGCATGAGCGGATTATTGCACAAGCAAGACTAGAGGCTAAAGGATTCGAACACACACCAAATAACATGGCGGAACCCGTTACACGTGCAGAACCATCCACTCCATTTGCTTTGTCTTCAAAACCCCCAACCATCATGGCGACTTCAGGTATAAATGATCAGCAAGAAGTATCACCCACATTCCCAAATCAGACGCCTCCGTCCACACTTAACGCAGAACACGAGAGCGGAAACTGTCTGACTTCAACAGCATCGATGCATCATGAAATTCCAATCACACCTTCCCAAGCCCTTGGTGAATCAACATGGACTAATGTGGATATGATTGAAACGACAGCTGATTCAGCCAGAACGTACACACAGGATGCCTCACGAGTATCCTCAAACGTTTCTAAGAATAATCAATTGTCAAGTCATTCGAGGATCAAAGCTTCTGCTGATAAAGATATCTTACAGCCTTTACAGGTCTCAGAGGGAGAGAGCAGTTCTGTCGCTCCAACCAGCTCTATTGATTTTTCACAATCTGAAAACCAACCACAGACAACTTTCACACCTAGTTCCCTGCCATTCATTCCGTCTGGGAGCCAGGAGAGAGAAAGGATCACTTCAGCAGCCGGGATGGTGAAAACTTTCCAACAACACACATCCCTGTCATTTCCCTGTCCACTTCAGATGTTATTACCAGAGATCTTAACCCAAAACCTTTGCCAGCGGGCAACGCAATGGCAGATAAAGACCTCCTGGAGCCTTCGGGTGGTCATATAG
- the ptpn4b gene encoding tyrosine-protein phosphatase non-receptor type 4b: protein MTARFRLPAGRSSDEGESEVVRDRPSSQVVCNVLLLDNTVQEFRVNKQDQGQVLLAAVFKHLELTEQDYFGLQVTEDSSDSQRWLDPSKPIRKQLKRVNNISFRVKFFVSDPSKLQEEYTRYLYFLQLKQDIQSGKLPCPQNAAAVLASYAVQGDRFGDHSQSEQSADYLSEYSFIPNPPEDFEKEVAKLHQQHTGLTPAQSEFNYLNSASSLELYGVELHNARDQSNAEVHIGVMAAGICVYRNRVRVNHFPWVKIVKISFKSRQFFIQLRKESTRSRETLLAFSMANYRACKNMWKACVEHHTFFRLERPLPPQKNFFAHYFTLGSKFRYCGRTEAQSVQYGKEQGVKNRVFARSPSKPLVRRLVSGTDWETVSRNSLSDERLETQSLPNRSRPGSPNHSIFAADGTRIRPSSIGHLVDHVIDDSACQAFTNHKSASSTQANSISLDSTPSPDSAIDSQPPALPPKQSRKNLISHISQSRSELELDDQASELYDVPVASDKSMNGAVPHDNLVLIKMKPDENGRFGFNVKGGADQRMPIIVSRVAPGTVADLCVPRLNEGDQVVLINGRDISDYTHDDVVMLIKASCENQSGELILLVRPNAIYDVDEEEEKLDLEPEFQYIPESCGLDHSHSDPDGWKSSFQMLREGLNTGSVHAQFDQLYRKRPGMSMSCARLPQNLSKNRYRDISPYDATRVVLKGAEDYINANYINMEIPGGGGVRRYIACQGPLPGTCCDFWRMVWEQSASLVVMLTTQVERGRVKCHQYWPNVSATGTYDIFQVSCVSEDGKSAYLLRELTLTHLETKEERNICQMQYMAWPDHGVPDDSTDFLNFVSLVRSKRGDSQDPVVVHCSAGIGRTGVLITMETAMCLIERSQDVYPLDIVRTMRDQRAMMIQTASQYRFVCEAILRVYNEEIVKPLDPPESSACATEE from the exons ATGACAGCACGCTTCCGGTTGCCTGCTGGCCGAAGCTCCGATGAGGGAGAGTCTGAAGTGGTACGAGACAGACCGAGCTCACAGGTGGTGTGTAACGTTTTGCTGCTGGACAACACGGTGCAAGAATTCAGAGTTAAT AAGCAGGATCAGGGTCAGGTCTTACTGGCTGCAGTGTTTAAACATCTGGAACTCACAGAGCAAGACTATTTCGGACTGCAGGTCACCGAAGACTCCTCGGACAGCCAG AGGTGGCTGGATCCCAGCAAACCCATAAGGAAACAGCTGAAAA GAGTTAACAATATAAGTTTTCGGGTGAAGTTTTTCGTTAGTGATCCGAGCAAACTTCAAGAGGAGTACACAAG GTACCTGTACTTTTTGCAgttgaagcaggacatccagaGTGGAAA GTTACCGTGTCCCCAGAATGCAGCGGCAGTCTTGGCCTCTTATGCAGTTCAGGGTGA CCGATTTGGGGACCACAGCCAATCGGAGCAGTCGGCGGACTACCTTTCCGAGTACAGCTTCATCCCGAATCCGCCGGAGGATTTCGAGAAGGAGGTCGCCAAACTGCACCAGCAGCACAC TGGACTCACTCCTGCTCAGTCAGAGTTTAACTACTTGAATTCTGCCAGTTCTTTAGAGCTGTATGGAGTGGAACTGCACAATGCTCGA GACCAGAGCAACGCTGAGGTCCACATTGGAGTGATGGCTGCTGGGATCTGCGTTTATAGAAACAGGGTACGGGTCAACCACTTCCCATG GGTGAAAATTGTCAAAATATCTTTCAAATCAAGACAGTTTTTCATCCAGCTACGAAAAGAATCG ACTAGGAGCAGGGAGACCCTTTTGGCCTTCAGCATGGCGAACTACAGAGCATGTAAGAACATGTGGAAGGCCTGCGTTGAGCACCACACGTTCTTCCGGCTGGAGCGGCCTTTACCGCCCCAAAAGAACTTCTTCGCACACTACTTCACTCTCGGATCGAAGTTCCGTTACTG TGGAAGAACGGAGGCTCAGTCGGTCCAATACGGAAAAGAGCAAGGCGTCAAGAACAGAGTCTTCGCCAG GTCACCCAGCAAGCCACTGGTCAGAAGGCTGGTGAGTGGGACAGATTGGGAGACGGTGAGCAGGAACTCTCTCTCAGATGAACGACTGGAGACCCAGAGCCTGCCCAACCGCTCACGGCCCGGATCGCCCAATCA TTCCATATTCGCCGCGGATGGCACCCGGATCCGGCCTTCCTCCATCGGGCATCTGGTAGATCACGTGATCGATGACTCGGCGTGCCAAGCGTTCACCAACCACAAATCAGCATCATCAACACAGGCTAACAGCATCAGCCTGGACTCGACCCC GTCTCCGGACAGTGCGATCGACAGCCAACCGCCCGCTCTTCCACCAAAGCAGTCTAGGAAGAACCTGATTAGTCACATCAGCCAATCCCGATCCGAGCTGGAGCTTGACGACCAGGCCTCCGAACTCTACGACGTGCCTGTAGCTTCAGATAAGAGCATG AACGGCGCAGTTCCACATGACAACCTCGTGCTGATCAAAATGAAGCCGGATGAAAACGGGCGATTCGGATTCAACGTCAAG GGTGGCGCTGATCAGAGGATGCCGATCATCGTGTCTCGTGTCGCACCCGGAACCGTG GCTGACCTGTGTGTACCGCGACTTAACGAAGGGGACCAGGTGGTGCTGATCAACGGGCGGGACATCTCAGACTACACGCACGACGACGTGGTCATGCTAATCAAGGCCAGCTGTGAAAACCAATCAGGAGAGCTCATTCTGCTCGTGAGGCCCAATG CAATCTACGACGTCgacgaagaggaggagaagCTAGATTTGGAGCCGGAGTTCCAGTACATTCCGGAAAGCTGCGGCTTGGATCACTCGCACTCGGATCCCGACGGATGGAAATCGTCCTTCCAGATGCTGAGGGAAGGACTGAACACCGGCTCCGTGCACGCACAGTTCGAC CAACTGTACCGGAAGCGACCGGGAATGTCTATGTCCTGTGCCAGGTTACCGCAGAACCTCTCGAAAAATCGCTATCGGGACATTTCACCAT ACGACGCAACTCGAGTTGTCCTGAAGGGGGCAGAGGACTACATCAATGCCAACTACATTAAT ATGGAGATACCAGGCGGAGGTGGCGTAAGGCGGTACATTGCATGCCAGGGCCCATTACCTGGCACCTGTTGCGATTTCTGGCGGATGGTGTGGGAGCAGAGCGCCTCCCTGGTGGTCATGCTCACCACGCAGGTGGAACGGGGCAGG GTGAAGTGCCACCAGTACTGGCCGAACGTCTCCGCCACGGGCACTTACGACATCTTCCAGGTGTCCTGTGTGTCCGAGGACGGCAAATCCGCGTACCTGCTTCGAGAGCTGACCCTAACGCACCTGGAG actaAAGAAGAGAGGAACATTTGTCAGATGCAGTACATGGCCTGGCCTGATCACGGCGTTCCAGATGACTCCACTGACTTCCTGAACTTCGTCAGCTTGGTGCGCAGCAAGCGTGGAGACTCCCAGGACCCTGTGGTGGTGCACTGCAG CGCCGGGATCGGTCGCACGGGCGTTCTGATCACCATGGAGACAGCGATGTGTCTGATTGAGCGGAGTCAAGATGTCTACCCGTTGGACATCGTTCGGACCATGAGAGACCAGCGAGCAATGATGATCCAAACTGCA AGTCAGTACCGGTTTGTATGTGAAGCCATACTGAGAGTGTATAACGAAGAGATCGTAAAGCCTCTGGATCCGCCGGAGTCGAGCGCGTGCGCAACCGAGGAATAA
- the si:dkey-163f14.6 gene encoding fibulin-5 isoform X3, translating to MVSNVFCDLVCCLIKKGFLCFLSGNKRCVYEVKLMYFSCLVPSLCTSISSLLHNIPPVSPNTGKPHWISMEALGATLLIMNWVLVLGAAAAVDCGGFGHLENGRTFFRYGGLYVTFSCNPGFRMHGHRISSCVSGQWVRRPPLCVAPGCRSPGKILHGNALMSPDGSLVHFTCNTGFGLFGSPFLYCKGKSWNGSTPVCKGLTPCIMNNGGCSQVCRLNTHNRAECRCDPGFQLLGDQMTCRDLDECVEGLHECQQVCENTFGSYRCSCTPGFQLSFDRISCTDVNECMLPASMARCGSDA from the exons ATGGTATCAAACGTGTTCTGTGACCTTGTTTGCTGTTTAATCAAAAAAGgttttctctgttttctctctggTAACAAGAGGTGTGTCTATGAAGTGAAGCTGATGTACTTCTCGTGTCTCGTGCCCTCCCTCTGCACTTCCATTTCATCCCTGCTACACAACATTCCTCCTGTTAGTCCGAATACTGGAAAGCCACATTGGATATCTATGGAGGCTCTTGGAGCTACACTGCTTATTATGAATTGGGTCTTGGTTCTGG GTGCTGCTGCCGCCGTTGATTGTGGCGGCTTTGGGCACCTCGAGAACGGGCGCACGTTTTTCCGTTACGGTGGACTGTACGTCACTTTTAGCTGCAATCCAGGGTTCAGGATGCACGGCCACCGCATTAGCAGCTGTGTGTCTGGCCAGTGGGTCAGACGTCCACCACTGTGTGTCG CTCCAGGTTGCCGTAGTCCCGGGAAAATTCTGCATGGCAATGCATTGATGTCTCCTGATGGTTCACTGGTCCACTTCACCTGCAACACTGGCTTCGGGCTGTTCGGCTCACCATTTCTTTACTGCAAAGGCAAGAGCTGGAATGGCAGCACTCCTGTGTGTAAAG GGTTAACCCCATGCATTATGAACAACGGTGGCTGCTCCCAAGTGTGCCGGCTGAACACGCACAATCGGGCCGAGTGTCGCTGTGATCCTGGCTTCCAGCTGCTGGGGGACCAAATGACATGTCGAG ATCTGGACGAGTGTGTGGAGGGTCTGCATGAGTGCCAGCAGGTCTGTGAAAACACCTTCGGCTCCTACAGGTGCAGCTGCACCCCTGGTTTTCAACTTTCGTTCGACAGGATTTCCTGCACTG ATGTGAACGAGTGCATGCTGCCTGCTAGCATGGCTCGCTGTGGTTCGGATGCGTGA
- the si:dkey-163f14.6 gene encoding fibulin-1 isoform X4, whose product MADKDLLEPSGGHIDEELYDISSSNSIHDQENATIKQIVVNQTSGSTTKPNDPVANSEISGFAVSYGIKRRPDCPYPPLPAHGTFYFHTIPNPAPFQFKHYIQYACYAGYTLANGDVYSYCLQDGQWSGVTPKCIGLTPCIMNNGGCSQVCRLNTHNRAECRCDPGFQLLGDQMTCRDLDECVEGLHECQQVCENTFGSYRCSCTPGFQLSFDRISCTDVNECMLPASMARCGSDA is encoded by the exons ATGGCAGATAAAGACCTCCTGGAGCCTTCGGGTGGTCATATAGATGAGGAATTATACGATATTTCCAGCTCTAATAGTATTCATGATCAGGAAAACGCAACAATCAAGCAAATAGTGGTGAACCAAACATCGGGATCTACCACAAAACCCAACGACCCTGTCGCCAATTCAGAAATTTCAGGTTTTGCAGTATCCTACGGCATTAAACGAAGGCCTGATTGTCCTTACCCTCCTTTACCTGCTCACGGAACGTTTTATTTTCATACGATACCCAACCCTGCTCCATTCCAGTTTAAGCATTACATACAATACGCCTGCTATGCTGGTTACACGCTGGCCAACGGGGACGTGTACAGCTACTGTCTACAGGacgggcagtggagtggtgtcaCGCCTAAGTGCATCg GGTTAACCCCATGCATTATGAACAACGGTGGCTGCTCCCAAGTGTGCCGGCTGAACACGCACAATCGGGCCGAGTGTCGCTGTGATCCTGGCTTCCAGCTGCTGGGGGACCAAATGACATGTCGAG ATCTGGACGAGTGTGTGGAGGGTCTGCATGAGTGCCAGCAGGTCTGTGAAAACACCTTCGGCTCCTACAGGTGCAGCTGCACCCCTGGTTTTCAACTTTCGTTCGACAGGATTTCCTGCACTG ATGTGAACGAGTGCATGCTGCCTGCTAGCATGGCTCGCTGTGGTTCGGATGCGTGA
- the si:dkey-163f14.6 gene encoding uncharacterized protein si:dkey-163f14.6 isoform X2: protein MYFSCLVPSLCTSISSLLHNIPPVSPNTGKPHWISMEALGATLLIMNWVLVLGAAAAVDCGGFGHLENGRTFFRYGGLYVTFSCNPGFRMHGHRISSCVSGQWVRRPPLCVAPGCRSPGKILHGNALMSPDGSLVHFTCNTGFGLFGSPFLYCKGKSWNGSTPVCKELDIMNLFQQKQTSLYKSGMELNQDITDLKTRFNPVAITAAKETFLRSSLPGAPHAKPQMIKDVSEDLKRHPNALESLWHERIIAQARLEAKGFEHTPNNMAEPVTRAEPSTPFALSSKPPTIMATSGINDQQEVSPTFPNQTPPSTLNAEHESGNCLTSTASMHHEIPITPSQALGESTWTNVDMIETTADSARTYTQDASRVSSNVSKNNQLSSHSRIKASADKDILQPLQVSEGESSSVAPTSSIDFSQSENQPQTTFTPSSLPFIPSGSQERERITSAAGMVKTFQQHTSLSFPCPLQMLLPEILTQNLCQRATQWQIKTSWSLRVVI, encoded by the exons ATGTACTTCTCGTGTCTCGTGCCCTCCCTCTGCACTTCCATTTCATCCCTGCTACACAACATTCCTCCTGTTAGTCCGAATACTGGAAAGCCACATTGGATATCTATGGAGGCTCTTGGAGCTACACTGCTTATTATGAATTGGGTCTTGGTTCTGG GTGCTGCTGCCGCCGTTGATTGTGGCGGCTTTGGGCACCTCGAGAACGGGCGCACGTTTTTCCGTTACGGTGGACTGTACGTCACTTTTAGCTGCAATCCAGGGTTCAGGATGCACGGCCACCGCATTAGCAGCTGTGTGTCTGGCCAGTGGGTCAGACGTCCACCACTGTGTGTCG CTCCAGGTTGCCGTAGTCCCGGGAAAATTCTGCATGGCAATGCATTGATGTCTCCTGATGGTTCACTGGTCCACTTCACCTGCAACACTGGCTTCGGGCTGTTCGGCTCACCATTTCTTTACTGCAAAGGCAAGAGCTGGAATGGCAGCACTCCTGTGTGTAAAG agTTAGATATCATGAACTTGTTCCAGCAGAAACAAACATCGTTATACAAATCTGGTATGGAGTTGAACCAAGACATAACCGATCTGAAAACCCGTTTCAATCCTGTCGCAATCACAGCCGCCAAAGAGACCTTTCTAAGATCCTCTCTGCCCGGGGCTCCTCACGCCAAACCCCAGATGATTAAAGATGTGTCTGAGGATTTGAAGAGACATCCAAACGCTCTAGAAAGTCTGTGGCATGAGCGGATTATTGCACAAGCAAGACTAGAGGCTAAAGGATTCGAACACACACCAAATAACATGGCGGAACCCGTTACACGTGCAGAACCATCCACTCCATTTGCTTTGTCTTCAAAACCCCCAACCATCATGGCGACTTCAGGTATAAATGATCAGCAAGAAGTATCACCCACATTCCCAAATCAGACGCCTCCGTCCACACTTAACGCAGAACACGAGAGCGGAAACTGTCTGACTTCAACAGCATCGATGCATCATGAAATTCCAATCACACCTTCCCAAGCCCTTGGTGAATCAACATGGACTAATGTGGATATGATTGAAACGACAGCTGATTCAGCCAGAACGTACACACAGGATGCCTCACGAGTATCCTCAAACGTTTCTAAGAATAATCAATTGTCAAGTCATTCGAGGATCAAAGCTTCTGCTGATAAAGATATCTTACAGCCTTTACAGGTCTCAGAGGGAGAGAGCAGTTCTGTCGCTCCAACCAGCTCTATTGATTTTTCACAATCTGAAAACCAACCACAGACAACTTTCACACCTAGTTCCCTGCCATTCATTCCGTCTGGGAGCCAGGAGAGAGAAAGGATCACTTCAGCAGCCGGGATGGTGAAAACTTTCCAACAACACACATCCCTGTCATTTCCCTGTCCACTTCAGATGTTATTACCAGAGATCTTAACCCAAAACCTTTGCCAGCGGGCAACGCAATGGCAGATAAAGACCTCCTGGAGCCTTCGGGTGGTCATATAG